One Tolypothrix bouteillei VB521301 DNA window includes the following coding sequences:
- a CDS encoding ABC transporter substrate-binding protein → MRIPRFARVLAAFLAGVMLVPLLHACSPQSQAAEKTTLTIATVNNGDMVVMQDLSRTFEKVNPSIQLRWVVLEENVLRQRTTTDIASQGGQFDVLTIGSYETPIWARRNWLTPLDGLGANYDVNDLLKPIREGLSHNGKLYAVPFYGESSMLYYRKDLFEKAGITVPEQPTYPQIREWASKIHDPARGVYGVCLRGKPGWGENMAFVSTLVNTYGGRWFDMKWQPTIDTPAWKEATGFYVDLLHKYGPPGASSNGFNENLALFSTGKCGMWVDATVAAGLLSNPKESQVYNKLGFARAPIEKYPNGSNWLWAWALAVPKTSKSPAAAQKFVAWATSKEYIQLVARENGWVAVPPGTRTSTYENPNYRKAAPFAEIVLKAIQSADVTRPSAEPTPYKGVQYVDIPEFQAIGSSVGQTLAAALTNRTSIDQALQQSQRSTERFMKHTGYIE, encoded by the coding sequence ATGCGTATTCCCCGCTTCGCTAGAGTGCTGGCTGCATTCCTTGCTGGAGTGATGCTGGTACCGCTGCTGCATGCTTGTTCACCGCAATCCCAAGCAGCAGAGAAAACGACATTAACGATCGCCACTGTTAATAATGGCGATATGGTGGTAATGCAAGATCTTTCTCGCACATTTGAGAAAGTCAATCCCAGTATTCAACTCAGGTGGGTTGTACTGGAAGAAAACGTGTTGCGCCAGCGTACAACCACAGATATTGCCAGCCAAGGCGGGCAGTTTGATGTCCTGACCATCGGTTCTTATGAAACACCAATCTGGGCTAGGCGGAATTGGCTGACACCCTTAGATGGATTGGGAGCAAACTACGACGTCAATGACTTGCTCAAACCCATACGAGAAGGGCTTTCTCATAACGGCAAACTCTATGCCGTGCCATTCTATGGAGAAAGTTCCATGCTCTACTACAGGAAAGATTTGTTTGAGAAAGCCGGGATAACAGTTCCCGAACAACCAACTTATCCCCAAATAAGAGAATGGGCAAGCAAAATCCACGATCCAGCGCGTGGTGTTTACGGGGTTTGCCTGCGCGGGAAACCTGGTTGGGGTGAAAACATGGCATTTGTTTCCACGTTGGTCAACACCTATGGCGGACGTTGGTTTGATATGAAGTGGCAACCGACCATCGATACCCCCGCTTGGAAAGAGGCAACTGGCTTCTATGTCGATCTGCTCCACAAATATGGACCCCCCGGAGCCAGTTCTAATGGATTTAACGAGAATCTTGCTTTATTCTCAACAGGCAAATGCGGTATGTGGGTGGATGCAACCGTTGCTGCAGGGTTGTTATCCAATCCAAAAGAATCTCAAGTTTATAACAAACTGGGCTTTGCCCGTGCGCCCATTGAAAAATATCCAAATGGCTCAAACTGGCTTTGGGCATGGGCGCTAGCGGTTCCCAAAACCTCAAAATCACCCGCAGCCGCTCAAAAATTTGTTGCCTGGGCAACCTCCAAAGAATACATCCAACTGGTTGCGCGAGAAAATGGCTGGGTTGCTGTACCGCCGGGTACTCGGACTTCCACCTATGAAAATCCCAATTATCGAAAAGCTGCACCCTTTGCAGAAATTGTGCTGAAAGCGATTCAATCAGCTGATGTCACCCGTCCATCCGCAGAACCTACTCCCTATAAGGGAGTTCAATACGTTGATATTCCAGAATTTCAGGCGATCGGTTCTTCAGTCGGGCAAACCCTTGCAGCAGCACTAACCAATCGGACTTCCATAGACCAAGCGTTGCAGCAATCGCAAAGATCGACTGAACGCTTTATGAAACACACGGGTTATATCGAGTGA
- a CDS encoding substrate-binding domain-containing protein: MGIVKIKIRRTSEEGFLVILTATNREYETEGFLLPLPPELETSFTQWQSAYRQIEDVRSCIAPAPGLRLTPKSVIVHSNLEHTQALKTNLNEWLNSGDSKWQPIRDGLIAIAQQLHSSGEEIRVILDAKDINLRRLPWQEWSLFEQHYPQAEIALSAPKTTDHKSVACPNSSKVRILVAVGRSDGINTKDDIEVVRRLEELGAEVVCLMQPNLKNLCEALWDEQGYHIFIFTGHSGSRKDGQIGWIEVNDRESLSIEEFKEALKEAIAKGLQLAIFNSCDGLGLANQLAELHLPQSVVMREPVPDPVAVEFLKHFFYEFTRNKSLFASVLKARKRLEHFKSRYPGAIWLPTICIASNVEPLTWVGLSGNSPKPPTSKLTTAKFERPYVPIFKSQKAALWAGVMGLCLGCALVAIPATIVLNQRSESAQQLEQTTIKSLSVPVGTWLYGGSTTWAPIRGLVDKKIKQELPEFNLTYTQHPTLPPGSGTGIKMLLDGQISFAQSSRPILDKEYELAAARGVKLKQVPVAIDAIAIAVHPSLKIEGLTVEQLKGIYTGKITNWSQIGGPDLKITPLSRPLNSGTSEFFKENILENQVFGSNIVFIPTTTQALNKVGNFPEEGAIYYASASEIIKQCTVKTLPVSRHRGSALISPEIISSQPGEKCQRQHNKLNLEVLQNGEYPLTRRLFVIIKQNGQVDEQAGEAYASLLLTREGQNLTEKAEFIPMR, from the coding sequence TGCTCCCGCACCGGGTTTGCGTTTAACACCAAAGAGCGTGATAGTTCATTCCAACTTGGAACACACCCAAGCGCTGAAGACTAACCTGAATGAGTGGTTGAACTCGGGAGATAGTAAATGGCAGCCGATTCGGGATGGCTTGATTGCGATCGCCCAACAATTGCATTCCTCAGGTGAAGAAATTCGTGTCATTTTGGATGCAAAAGATATTAACTTGCGGCGTCTCCCTTGGCAAGAGTGGAGTTTATTTGAGCAACACTATCCTCAAGCGGAAATTGCCTTAAGTGCGCCTAAAACAACAGACCACAAGAGCGTTGCATGTCCCAACAGTTCAAAAGTTAGAATTTTAGTGGCTGTGGGGAGAAGTGACGGGATTAATACTAAGGACGACATAGAAGTTGTTCGCCGATTGGAGGAACTTGGAGCTGAAGTTGTCTGTTTGATGCAACCGAATCTCAAAAATTTGTGTGAAGCCCTTTGGGACGAACAGGGCTATCACATCTTCATTTTCACCGGACACAGTGGGAGTCGAAAGGATGGGCAAATTGGTTGGATAGAAGTTAATGACCGAGAAAGTTTAAGTATTGAGGAATTTAAGGAAGCATTAAAAGAAGCGATCGCCAAAGGATTGCAATTAGCAATTTTCAACTCCTGCGATGGTTTGGGCTTAGCCAACCAACTTGCTGAGTTACATTTGCCACAAAGCGTTGTGATGCGGGAACCCGTCCCCGATCCCGTGGCTGTGGAATTTTTGAAACACTTTTTCTACGAGTTTACTCGCAATAAATCTTTATTTGCTTCGGTCTTGAAAGCCCGCAAACGTTTGGAACATTTTAAGTCCCGTTATCCCGGTGCTATTTGGTTACCCACAATTTGCATTGCGTCTAATGTCGAACCTTTGACTTGGGTCGGGTTGAGCGGAAATTCTCCTAAACCCCCAACTTCAAAGCTAACCACTGCTAAATTCGAGCGCCCATATGTCCCAATTTTTAAAAGTCAAAAAGCCGCTTTATGGGCTGGGGTGATGGGATTGTGTCTTGGTTGTGCGCTCGTCGCAATTCCCGCGACTATTGTTCTCAACCAGCGATCCGAATCAGCACAACAGCTCGAACAAACCACCATCAAATCGCTCTCGGTTCCAGTTGGAACTTGGCTGTATGGTGGAAGTACAACTTGGGCACCCATTCGTGGTTTGGTAGATAAGAAAATTAAACAGGAATTACCCGAATTTAACTTGACTTACACTCAACATCCTACTTTACCACCCGGTTCGGGAACTGGTATCAAGATGTTATTAGATGGTCAAATTTCTTTTGCTCAGTCTTCCAGACCGATTCTAGATAAAGAATATGAACTGGCGGCTGCGAGGGGTGTGAAACTCAAACAAGTTCCTGTGGCAATTGATGCGATCGCGATCGCAGTTCACCCCAGTTTAAAGATTGAAGGTTTAACTGTAGAACAACTCAAAGGAATTTATACGGGTAAGATAACTAACTGGAGTCAGATAGGTGGTCCCGATTTAAAAATAACACCATTATCTCGCCCATTAAACAGCGGAACAAGTGAATTTTTTAAAGAAAATATTTTAGAAAACCAAGTGTTTGGTTCAAATATTGTCTTTATTCCCACAACCACTCAAGCACTGAACAAAGTGGGTAATTTTCCAGAAGAAGGAGCTATTTATTATGCTTCAGCTTCTGAAATTATCAAGCAGTGTACTGTGAAAACTTTACCCGTCAGCCGTCATAGAGGAAGTGCTTTAATTTCTCCGGAAATAATAAGTTCTCAACCAGGAGAGAAGTGTCAGAGACAACACAATAAGCTCAACCTTGAGGTTTTGCAAAATGGGGAATATCCATTGACGCGACGCCTTTTTGTCATTATTAAACAAAACGGTCAAGTCGATGAACAAGCCGGAGAAGCTTACGCGAGTTTATTGTTAACAAGAGAAGGGCAAAACTTAACCGAGAAAGCTGAGTTTATTCCCATGAGATAA
- a CDS encoding SDR family NAD(P)-dependent oxidoreductase — MTAKATYQFAGKTILITGGAGDIGKATACRFAANGAGVALLDLNEPKMASVAEELKEYNVPIGTFRCDVTSADDVAKAFTGSVEQIGHIDYVFNNAGYQGVFAQTDEYPEDDFQKVIDINVVGVFQVLKAAARYLRDAGGGVIVNMASYAGVVGPPNMLAYAASKFAVIGMTQTAAKDLAPHGVRVNALSPALIGPGFMWTRQTELQAAVGSQYFDTDPKVVEQQMIHSVPMRRLGSLDEVANGVAFLMSDEASYITGFNLEITGGQ; from the coding sequence ATGACAGCGAAAGCAACTTACCAGTTTGCAGGCAAGACTATCCTCATTACGGGTGGTGCGGGAGATATTGGTAAAGCTACTGCATGCCGTTTTGCCGCTAATGGCGCGGGTGTAGCCTTGCTGGATTTGAATGAACCGAAGATGGCAAGTGTGGCTGAGGAACTCAAAGAATATAACGTTCCAATTGGCACTTTTCGTTGCGATGTTACGTCTGCTGATGATGTTGCCAAAGCCTTTACTGGTTCTGTAGAGCAGATCGGTCATATAGACTATGTCTTTAACAATGCGGGCTATCAAGGAGTGTTTGCTCAGACTGACGAATATCCCGAAGATGACTTTCAAAAGGTCATCGACATTAACGTTGTTGGCGTTTTTCAAGTTCTGAAGGCTGCTGCACGATATTTGCGGGATGCAGGAGGAGGAGTCATCGTCAATATGGCAAGTTATGCAGGGGTTGTTGGTCCGCCAAATATGCTTGCCTATGCCGCTTCAAAGTTTGCTGTCATTGGAATGACTCAAACGGCTGCGAAAGACTTGGCTCCTCACGGAGTTCGGGTGAATGCCCTCTCCCCTGCCCTCATCGGTCCCGGTTTTATGTGGACGCGACAAACAGAATTGCAAGCAGCCGTCGGTTCCCAGTACTTTGATACCGATCCCAAGGTTGTTGAGCAACAGATGATTCATTCAGTACCGATGCGCCGTTTGGGTAGCCTAGATGAGGTTGCCAATGGGGTGGCATTTCTGATGAGTGACGAGGCAAGCTACATCACTGGATTCAATTTGGAGATTACAGGAGGGCAGTAG
- a CDS encoding DUF4011 domain-containing protein encodes MPQSTPGSQSNLIQKIAKWKAGLADLGRRNPLIKFRQDSPRILEILTQEPDLLFKHLIEGKKLLHFQLVDSEYQDISQSGKPKALPTEKNPLELRTRQTGNEQLKRLKKLRAEARKSFEERGVNSLFLAFGTLTWYDKDKPDDVLLSPLILVPVELMKEPKRDIYKLSILEEDIALNPTLGQKLKQTFGIEFPEGESVQGISYGELFAQIRNLLAEQNKWQIKENVFLSLFSYAKAAMVRDLIENEARIFSHPILQAMGGDLSIYQSNYKEPLPASALDSHIKPEQTFQILDADSSQQVVIEAAKAGSSFVVQGPPGTGKSQTIVNMIAELVSDGKSVLLVAEKETALNVVQKRIAECGLDHLCLNLHHSSTTDKRELVNNLSQTIAYLTEINELSDRSFFFEQLVSNRQSINSYLTRLHTKEQPLDKSPFEIFGELLRKQREAIPSLNVVFSKYYEWNQNRFQKAKSLLNELAKFLPFFKGEKTTVWAKSSLDTYSYELELEIKDKIEEFQEALFSVQKLNPQLQETLQVHSLQNLESLESFYPALIYILKAPSNLPENWVKVDIAIARDALTLLQEDVKEIEKNKLSQEAQNLLSRLSSFLPFLRGEKTTVWAQSTLTSFSEQLELEITQKINKLQQAISLIQISSHQLQIILGIEPLLNLEDAEARLTPLKHILKAPSIFPANWIRTDILSAQNAFNKLKEDVNFLQENELILKQKYNAELFSSELPALANRYQKYSRFWLIRVFNPSYRRDVRLLKKLSTKKGQISHNELKRDLAQAVQIQAARNELYQSNYPASQLFGSLFNPEISSEAELKPIEQALSWLIALQNYSFPADCVQRVINSPSAFSELSELVKKIESIPENIRQGIHFLLLYFNETDIIGQYLPQNQILFTELASFLSLALSDLAYFQEWLIYKETYGKLEKLGAKRFLEALRDNKPNPIEDVQNRLRLVDYLPRQVFGSLFNPEVSSEAELKPIEQALNWLTGLQKYSLSADSVQRVINSPSRQRDLAELVKKLESSHNSIRKGLAFLLSYFDETDITSSYLLRHQIPFAELEAFLNLVHSELPYFQEWLIYKKTYQQLEEMGTDKFLNAVRDRKIDSKLWFPILEKLIYQTCLDAILARNPELKNFNVEVHERLIKEFAKLDYNQLNVARERLKKLHVQRWKNWEKTSLAQAELPKLKKEATKKRQHLPIRKLLNDTQKGIPNLVKVLKPCWMMSPLSVSQYINADVVHFDVLIFDEASQLRTEDVVPAIIRSNQVIVIGDNKQLPPTSFFSSGDSEEDINDEDDASYESVLDECSSFMFRRTLKWHYRSQDERLIAFSNKHFYDSQLVTFPNPVQSSDLGVWFKYVPNGVYDRGGRRDNRREAEVVAQLALEHFQQFPEQSLGIIAFSEAQSDAIQEQIEILGKNNPDFETFCSDNSPQFFLKALENVQGDERDVIILSVGYARDEQGKLSLNFGPLNRQGGERRLNVAVTRAKSKITLVSSIQAGDIDLTRTQSKGIKLLRDYLEYVASGGERLQGNSYTDTLCFDSPFEEDVYHTLVHQGYTIRTQVGCSDYRIDLAVVNNNRPGEFLLGIECDGASYHSSPTARDRDRLRQQVLERLGWKIHRIWSTDWFRNKPVQVRLLIERIEQLQQMNS; translated from the coding sequence ATGCCACAGTCCACTCCCGGCTCTCAATCAAACCTTATTCAAAAAATTGCCAAGTGGAAAGCTGGACTGGCTGACTTGGGACGGCGAAACCCTCTGATTAAATTTCGGCAAGATAGCCCTCGAATTTTAGAAATTCTGACACAGGAACCAGACCTTCTCTTCAAACACCTTATAGAAGGGAAGAAATTGCTTCATTTTCAGCTCGTTGATAGCGAGTATCAAGATATTTCCCAGTCAGGAAAACCCAAAGCATTACCAACAGAAAAAAATCCTCTTGAATTAAGAACTCGTCAAACAGGTAACGAGCAACTGAAACGGCTCAAAAAATTACGTGCTGAGGCGCGAAAATCATTTGAGGAACGAGGAGTAAACAGCTTGTTTCTTGCATTTGGAACTTTGACCTGGTACGACAAGGATAAACCAGACGATGTTTTGCTCTCCCCACTGATTTTGGTTCCCGTAGAATTAATGAAGGAACCTAAACGAGATATCTATAAACTATCTATTTTAGAGGAAGATATTGCACTCAATCCTACATTAGGACAAAAGTTAAAGCAAACTTTTGGAATTGAGTTTCCAGAGGGAGAATCTGTACAAGGAATAAGCTACGGTGAACTGTTTGCTCAGATCCGCAACCTGCTAGCAGAGCAAAATAAATGGCAGATTAAAGAAAACGTGTTTCTCTCATTGTTTTCCTATGCCAAAGCTGCAATGGTTCGGGACTTGATCGAAAATGAAGCTCGAATTTTTTCCCATCCCATATTGCAGGCGATGGGTGGTGATTTGAGCATATATCAGTCTAACTATAAAGAACCATTGCCTGCATCTGCTCTTGATTCACACATTAAACCCGAACAAACATTTCAAATTCTTGATGCTGATTCGAGCCAGCAAGTCGTTATTGAAGCAGCTAAGGCAGGTTCTAGCTTTGTTGTTCAAGGTCCACCAGGAACGGGCAAAAGTCAAACTATTGTGAATATGATTGCTGAACTGGTTAGTGATGGTAAATCAGTTTTATTAGTTGCAGAAAAAGAAACAGCACTAAATGTAGTCCAAAAGCGTATTGCTGAATGTGGGCTAGATCATTTGTGCCTCAATCTCCATCATAGCAGCACAACAGATAAACGGGAATTGGTTAATAATTTATCGCAAACTATTGCCTATCTTACAGAAATTAACGAGCTAAGCGATCGCTCTTTTTTCTTTGAACAACTCGTTTCTAATCGTCAATCCATAAATTCATATCTTACGAGGTTACATACCAAAGAGCAGCCTCTAGATAAATCACCATTCGAGATATTTGGGGAACTTTTGAGAAAACAACGTGAAGCAATACCAAGCTTAAATGTTGTATTTTCCAAATACTATGAGTGGAATCAAAATAGATTCCAAAAAGCCAAAAGTCTCTTAAATGAATTAGCGAAGTTTTTACCTTTCTTTAAAGGAGAAAAAACAACCGTTTGGGCAAAAAGTTCTCTCGATACTTATTCATATGAACTTGAATTGGAAATCAAGGATAAAATAGAGGAATTTCAAGAAGCGTTATTTTCTGTCCAAAAACTTAATCCACAATTACAAGAGACTTTACAAGTTCACTCTTTACAAAATTTAGAATCTCTGGAAAGCTTCTATCCAGCCTTAATCTATATACTAAAAGCTCCATCTAATCTGCCTGAAAATTGGGTTAAAGTAGATATTGCTATTGCTCGGGATGCTTTGACGCTTCTGCAAGAAGACGTAAAAGAAATTGAAAAAAATAAGCTTTCGCAAGAAGCACAAAATTTATTGAGTCGGCTTTCTTCATTTTTACCCTTTTTAAGAGGAGAAAAAACAACTGTTTGGGCACAAAGCACCTTAACATCTTTTTCTGAACAATTGGAATTAGAAATTACTCAAAAAATTAATAAACTCCAACAAGCAATTTCTTTGATTCAGATAAGTAGTCATCAACTTCAAATAATTCTAGGAATTGAGCCTTTATTAAATTTGGAAGATGCAGAAGCTCGCTTAACTCCTCTCAAACATATATTGAAAGCTCCATCGATTTTCCCTGCAAATTGGATTAGAACAGATATTTTATCTGCTCAAAATGCCTTTAATAAACTGAAAGAAGATGTTAATTTCCTACAAGAAAATGAGTTAATTTTAAAACAAAAATATAATGCAGAATTATTCTCTTCAGAATTGCCTGCTTTAGCCAACAGATACCAGAAATATAGTCGCTTTTGGCTTATTAGAGTTTTTAATCCCAGCTACAGGCGTGATGTCAGGCTTTTGAAAAAGCTAAGTACTAAAAAGGGGCAAATTTCTCACAACGAATTAAAACGGGATTTAGCACAAGCAGTTCAAATACAAGCCGCACGAAACGAACTATATCAAAGCAATTACCCAGCCAGTCAACTTTTTGGCTCTTTATTTAACCCAGAAATTTCTAGTGAAGCAGAATTGAAACCGATTGAACAGGCTTTAAGTTGGTTAATTGCCTTACAAAATTATTCATTTCCTGCTGACTGCGTTCAGCGCGTTATCAATTCTCCCTCTGCATTTAGCGAACTATCTGAATTAGTTAAGAAAATTGAATCCATTCCTGAAAATATTAGACAGGGTATTCATTTTCTATTGTTATACTTTAATGAAACTGATATTATTGGTCAATATCTGCCTCAAAATCAAATTTTATTTACGGAACTAGCAAGTTTTTTAAGTTTAGCTCTATCTGACTTAGCCTACTTCCAAGAATGGTTGATATACAAAGAAACTTATGGAAAACTTGAAAAGCTTGGAGCTAAAAGGTTCTTAGAAGCTTTGCGAGACAATAAACCTAATCCTATTGAGGATGTGCAAAATAGGCTACGTCTAGTTGATTACCTACCCCGTCAGGTTTTTGGCTCTTTGTTTAATCCAGAAGTTTCTAGCGAAGCGGAATTGAAACCCATTGAACAAGCTTTAAATTGGTTGACTGGCTTACAAAAGTATTCGCTTTCGGCTGATTCCGTTCAACGTGTTATAAATTCTCCCTCTAGACAACGCGATCTGGCTGAGTTAGTTAAGAAACTTGAATCAAGTCATAATAGTATTAGGAAAGGACTAGCGTTTTTATTGTCATATTTTGATGAAACTGACATTACAAGTTCTTACTTACTGCGTCATCAAATTCCCTTTGCCGAACTAGAAGCTTTCTTGAACTTGGTTCATTCTGAACTACCTTATTTTCAAGAATGGTTAATCTATAAAAAAACCTATCAGCAACTTGAAGAGATGGGAACTGATAAGTTTTTAAATGCTGTACGCGATCGAAAAATAGATTCTAAACTTTGGTTTCCAATTCTAGAGAAGCTGATTTACCAAACCTGTCTTGATGCAATTCTTGCTAGAAATCCTGAATTGAAAAATTTTAATGTTGAAGTACACGAACGGCTAATTAAGGAATTTGCCAAACTCGACTATAACCAATTAAATGTTGCTAGAGAACGTCTAAAAAAACTTCACGTGCAACGTTGGAAAAATTGGGAAAAAACTTCATTGGCTCAAGCTGAGTTGCCAAAGCTGAAAAAAGAAGCGACTAAGAAAAGACAACATTTGCCTATCCGTAAACTCCTCAACGACACACAAAAGGGGATACCAAATCTAGTCAAAGTGTTGAAGCCTTGCTGGATGATGAGTCCGCTTTCAGTTAGCCAATACATCAATGCAGATGTAGTTCATTTTGATGTTCTCATTTTTGATGAAGCATCTCAACTGCGTACAGAGGATGTAGTTCCTGCGATTATCCGTTCCAATCAAGTGATTGTCATTGGCGATAATAAACAACTTCCTCCCACATCATTCTTCTCAAGCGGAGACAGCGAAGAAGATATTAATGATGAGGATGATGCAAGCTATGAAAGTGTTTTGGATGAATGTTCAAGTTTTATGTTTAGGCGAACGCTGAAATGGCATTATCGCAGTCAAGATGAACGGTTGATAGCTTTTTCTAATAAACATTTTTATGACTCTCAATTAGTTACATTTCCCAACCCAGTACAGAGTTCCGATTTGGGCGTTTGGTTTAAGTATGTTCCTAATGGAGTCTACGATCGCGGTGGACGCAGAGATAATCGACGTGAGGCTGAAGTAGTTGCTCAGTTGGCATTAGAGCATTTTCAACAGTTTCCCGAGCAATCTCTTGGTATTATTGCGTTTAGCGAAGCCCAATCTGATGCAATTCAGGAGCAAATTGAGATTTTAGGAAAAAACAATCCCGATTTTGAGACTTTTTGCAGCGATAATTCACCTCAGTTTTTTCTGAAAGCACTGGAAAACGTTCAAGGTGATGAGCGAGATGTCATTATACTTAGCGTAGGCTATGCTCGTGACGAGCAAGGTAAGCTTTCTCTTAACTTTGGTCCCCTGAATCGCCAAGGAGGAGAACGACGCCTAAATGTAGCTGTCACACGGGCAAAAAGCAAAATTACACTGGTGTCTTCCATACAAGCTGGTGACATTGATTTAACACGCACTCAAAGCAAAGGCATAAAATTACTACGTGATTACTTGGAATACGTAGCAAGTGGGGGAGAAAGACTGCAAGGTAACTCCTACACAGATACGCTTTGTTTTGACTCCCCATTTGAAGAAGATGTCTATCATACCTTAGTCCACCAGGGATACACTATACGCACCCAAGTTGGATGCTCGGACTATCGGATTGACTTGGCCGTAGTCAACAATAACCGCCCAGGTGAGTTTTTATTGGGGATTGAATGCGATGGCGCATCTTACCATAGTTCACCCACTGCAAGAGATCGCGATCGGCTAAGACAACAGGTGCTTGAAAGGTTAGGTTGGAAAATTCACCGGATTTGGTCAACAGATTGGTTTCGTAACAAACCTGTTCAAGTTCGTCTTTTGATAGAAAGGATCGAACAACTACAACAAATGAATAGCTAA
- a CDS encoding Uma2 family endonuclease: MNRQNLARGIEPDSCFYIQNARAGQGLNEAIPDDFPPDLALEVDIANKSDSKLSIYQAMLVPEVWLYQQETIKIKQLREGKYIDSPTSRAFPLISAEQLNQWLQLRRTGTDLSVVRAVRQFCREERA; encoded by the coding sequence ATGAATCGACAAAACTTAGCAAGGGGTATTGAACCCGATAGTTGTTTTTACATTCAAAATGCTCGAGCAGGACAAGGGCTTAATGAAGCTATTCCTGACGACTTCCCACCAGATCTTGCTTTAGAGGTTGATATTGCCAACAAGTCAGATAGTAAGCTAAGCATTTATCAAGCAATGTTAGTTCCTGAAGTGTGGCTTTATCAACAAGAAACCATCAAAATCAAACAACTGCGAGAAGGGAAGTACATTGATTCACCTACTAGTCGGGCATTTCCTTTAATTAGTGCAGAACAGTTGAATCAGTGGCTGCAGTTAAGAAGAACTGGGACGGATTTATCTGTTGTAAGGGCTGTCAGGCAGTTTTGCCGGGAAGAAAGAGCTTGA
- a CDS encoding sugar-binding transcriptional regulator: MGEPFLEGHDASKTSLPPRSRKLDLAAHAAWLYYIAGNTQEEIAAKLNVSRQAAQRLVALAVTKKLIKFRLDHPLSECIALAESLRDKFGLSLCEVVPTDAGKSDILQGLGVCAATHLEAYLIAKTPTIMAFSSGRTLRAMVEQIPSMNQPQHKIVSIIGNMSHCGRAGRHEVVIHLSDRVGSQAYPVPTPVVATSIEERELLQTQRSFITVKALAEQAKVTFVGISHIAWNAPLHQDGFINDEEVAELIELGAVGEIAGWACDRYGVLLQTGTNSRVASVPLEQPARRLIIGVAGGVKKAEAILAALRGKLITGLITDEVAAQAILTKI, from the coding sequence ATGGGAGAACCTTTCTTAGAGGGGCACGATGCTAGCAAAACTAGCTTGCCTCCTAGGTCTCGCAAATTAGATCTAGCCGCTCATGCTGCTTGGCTTTATTACATTGCTGGAAATACACAGGAGGAGATTGCAGCAAAGCTCAATGTTTCCCGACAGGCTGCACAACGTCTGGTTGCACTGGCAGTCACTAAAAAATTAATCAAATTTCGGCTCGATCATCCCTTAAGTGAGTGTATTGCTCTCGCTGAGTCGTTACGCGATAAGTTTGGTCTGTCGCTTTGTGAAGTGGTACCAACTGATGCAGGCAAAAGCGATATATTACAAGGACTTGGGGTATGTGCTGCTACCCACTTAGAGGCTTACCTGATTGCAAAAACTCCAACTATAATGGCGTTTTCTTCAGGTCGGACATTGCGAGCAATGGTGGAGCAAATTCCCTCAATGAACCAACCCCAGCATAAGATTGTTTCAATTATTGGGAATATGTCTCACTGCGGGCGTGCAGGTCGCCACGAAGTGGTCATACATTTGTCGGATCGCGTCGGTTCCCAAGCTTACCCAGTACCGACCCCGGTTGTGGCGACTAGCATTGAAGAACGAGAACTCTTGCAGACTCAGCGATCGTTTATCACCGTCAAAGCTCTTGCAGAGCAAGCTAAAGTAACATTTGTCGGAATTAGTCATATTGCTTGGAATGCTCCATTACATCAAGATGGCTTCATTAATGACGAAGAAGTGGCTGAATTGATTGAACTCGGAGCCGTAGGGGAAATTGCGGGTTGGGCTTGCGATCGCTACGGGGTGTTGCTGCAAACAGGAACCAACAGCCGGGTTGCCAGTGTACCGCTCGAACAACCCGCACGCCGACTCATTATCGGTGTAGCTGGTGGCGTGAAAAAAGCAGAAGCAATTCTGGCTGCTCTGCGTGGCAAATTAATTACGGGGCTGATTACTGATGAAGTTGCGGCTCAAGCAATTCTTACTAAAATTTAG